A region of Plantactinospora sp. BC1 DNA encodes the following proteins:
- a CDS encoding methyltransferase, with the protein MTTVRYLCLLLPVALTLGAARLERGREARFAALLAFVAAAVGIAALTELARPTGWYAFAPVDGTFRGMPVDLWLGWALLWGPIPVLLRGLLPLPVALGLLCWLDVVAMPQLRPLVHLGPSWLVGEAVGLLCVALPAQLLGRWSADRRRLPARVLLQLGVFTALVLWLLPTVVFEFGDGSWDRLGRLPTTSLFVLAQLGVLLAVPALAAVREFAVRGGGTPYPWDPPRRLVTTGPYGYVGNPMQVSTVGLLLLLSMATGSGWLAVAALAGVAFGVGVAGPHERRDLDDRYGPAWRRYRAQVRDWWPRWRPYPSDGPTALLWLDGDCGPCGVVGTFLDRRDPRRLLLRPAAEHDRPLRRARYADGDGHQERGVAAVARALEHVTLGWAYLGWLLRLPGVAWLAQLVTDAMIAPPHLTRPRGEECPTPSSDSSTGPSPPSVRTASPGFPPGPSPAPPG; encoded by the coding sequence CTGACGACGGTCCGCTACCTCTGCCTGCTGCTACCCGTGGCACTGACCCTCGGCGCGGCCCGGCTGGAGCGCGGCCGCGAGGCCCGGTTCGCCGCGCTGCTCGCCTTCGTCGCGGCGGCCGTCGGGATCGCGGCCCTGACCGAACTGGCCCGCCCCACCGGGTGGTACGCCTTCGCCCCGGTCGACGGCACGTTCCGGGGCATGCCGGTCGACCTCTGGCTCGGCTGGGCCCTGCTCTGGGGGCCGATCCCGGTGCTGCTGCGCGGCCTGCTGCCGCTGCCGGTGGCGCTCGGCCTGCTCTGCTGGCTCGACGTGGTGGCGATGCCGCAACTGCGTCCGCTGGTCCACCTCGGGCCCTCCTGGCTGGTCGGCGAGGCCGTCGGCCTGCTCTGCGTGGCGCTGCCCGCCCAGTTGCTCGGCCGCTGGAGCGCCGACCGGCGCCGGCTGCCCGCCCGGGTACTCCTGCAACTGGGCGTCTTCACCGCGCTGGTGCTGTGGCTGCTGCCGACCGTGGTGTTCGAGTTCGGCGACGGCTCGTGGGATCGGCTCGGCCGGCTGCCGACCACCTCGCTCTTCGTACTGGCCCAGCTCGGCGTGCTGCTGGCCGTACCGGCACTGGCGGCGGTACGCGAGTTCGCGGTCCGGGGCGGTGGCACCCCGTACCCGTGGGACCCGCCACGCCGGCTGGTCACCACCGGTCCATACGGCTACGTCGGCAACCCGATGCAGGTCAGTACCGTCGGGCTGCTCCTGCTGCTCTCGATGGCGACCGGCAGTGGCTGGCTCGCCGTCGCGGCGCTGGCCGGCGTGGCCTTCGGCGTCGGCGTGGCCGGTCCGCACGAGCGGCGCGACCTCGACGACCGGTACGGTCCGGCCTGGCGCCGGTACCGGGCCCAGGTCCGCGACTGGTGGCCCCGGTGGCGGCCGTACCCGTCGGACGGGCCGACCGCGCTGCTCTGGCTCGACGGCGACTGCGGACCGTGCGGAGTCGTCGGCACCTTCCTGGATCGGCGTGACCCTCGCCGACTCCTCCTCCGACCGGCGGCGGAGCACGACCGCCCGCTGCGCCGTGCCCGTTATGCCGACGGCGACGGACACCAGGAACGGGGGGTGGCCGCCGTTGCCCGCGCACTGGAGCACGTCACCCTGGGCTGGGCCTATCTGGGCTGGTTGCTGCGATTGCCGGGAGTGGCCTGGCTGGCGCAGCTGGTGACCGATGCGATGATCGCACCGCCACACCTGACCCGGCCGCGAGGAGAGGAATGTCCGACACCAAGCAGCGACTCCTCCACGGGACCCTCGCCGCCATCGGTACGCACGGCATCGCCGGGATTTCCGCCCGGACCATCGCCAGCGCCGCCGGGGTGA
- a CDS encoding TetR/AcrR family transcriptional regulator translates to MSDTKQRLLHGTLAAIGTHGIAGISARTIASAAGVNQALVFYHFGSVDELLAAACTANTADRVATYSARFAEVRTLRELLDVGRALHEQEKELGHVSVLAQLLAGAQTDRRLAESVAAALRLWVDEIESVLRRLLVNSPFAEIADVGGLARAISGAFVGLELYEGVDRAGAGQAFAALEQLALLIDVVDDLGPVPRRALKATVERAVRRSREP, encoded by the coding sequence ATGTCCGACACCAAGCAGCGACTCCTCCACGGGACCCTCGCCGCCATCGGTACGCACGGCATCGCCGGGATTTCCGCCCGGACCATCGCCAGCGCCGCCGGGGTGAACCAGGCGTTGGTCTTCTACCACTTCGGCAGCGTGGACGAACTGCTGGCGGCGGCCTGCACGGCCAACACCGCCGACCGGGTCGCGACCTACTCGGCCCGGTTCGCCGAGGTACGCACGCTGCGCGAACTGCTCGACGTCGGCCGGGCGCTGCACGAGCAGGAGAAGGAACTTGGCCACGTCTCGGTGCTCGCCCAACTCCTCGCCGGCGCCCAGACCGACCGGCGGCTCGCCGAGTCGGTCGCCGCCGCCCTGCGGCTCTGGGTGGACGAGATCGAATCGGTGCTCCGCCGGCTGCTGGTGAACTCCCCCTTCGCGGAGATCGCCGACGTCGGCGGGCTGGCCCGGGCCATCTCCGGGGCCTTCGTCGGCCTCGAACTCTACGAGGGAGTGGACCGGGCGGGGGCCGGGCAGGCGTTCGCCGCCCTCGAACAGCTCGCCCTGCTGATCGACGTCGTCGACGACCTCGGCCCGGTACCCCGGCGGGCGCTGAAGGCCACCGTCGAGCGCGCGGTCCGCCGTAGCCGGGAACCCTGA